A portion of the Anabas testudineus chromosome 22, fAnaTes1.2, whole genome shotgun sequence genome contains these proteins:
- the LOC113148642 gene encoding glutathione hydrolase 5 proenzyme-like has protein sequence MAKYKPWLLCCFTLAGFVCAAALVYLCIVSFLESGCSGGTFKHAAVSADSQLCSEIGKNMLQQGGSAVDGAIAALLCTSVINPQSMGIGGGSIFTIRNKTGNVKVYNFRETVPKSVKPNLLNDCPTTFRLSTGSQWIGVPGELRGYEAVHKQYGKLPWSKLFEPTIKLARDGIPMPHFLGKLLSSNIVKSHVESSSLCKVFCNKRNIVLGKGDILKFPKLAETLETVAKDGADAFYTGKIGQDLVQDIKAAGGVLTMEDLKSFRVQVQDAWTVPIGNAQMHIPPPPSGGPLLAFIVKLMKGFSLTPNSLEGDHKIQMYHHFVEAAKFANAQKKNIRDPAFNGEKSAVHLIDPSFINRTREVISHRAQDISYYSRNLFTDHFGTTHVSVLDEDGLAVSATSTINELFGGAIFSPQTGIILNNELTDFCGRVDSVIAGEQPPSSMTPLVVESNSGGILVIGGSGGSMITSGVALSLINRLWLGMSLSDAIAAPIIFVDSKNNVNFEPGFDKAVIDGLKALGHKVGDWKYFFNVVNAVEKENGCIVAASDRRKMGISAGY, from the exons ATGGCTAAGTATAAGCCCTGGTTACTGTGCTGCTTCACCCTGGCAGGCTTCGTGTGCGCTGCAGCTCTTGTCTATCTGTGCATCGTCTCCTTTTTGGAAAGCGGCTGCTCCGGCGGCACCTTCAAGCATGCGGCTGTTTCTGCAGACTCGCAACTTTGCTCCGAGATTGGCAA gaaCATGCTCCAGCAGGGGGGGTCGGCAGTAGATGGCGCCATTGCAGCTCTTCTGTGCACATCCGTGATCAATCCTCAGAGTATGGGGATAGGAGGAGGGTCTATCTTCActataagaaataaaacag GAAATGTTAAAGTCTACAACTTCAGAGAGACTGTCCCCAAGTCGGTCAAACCCAACCTGTTAAATGACTGTCCCACAACATTCAGGCTTTCCACAG GTAGTCAGTGGATCGGCGTTCCTGGGGAGCTGAGGGGCTACGAGGCAGTTCACAAACAGTACGGGAAGCTGCCTTGGTCCAAGCTGTTTGAGCCAACTATCAAACTGGCCAGGGATGGTATCCCTATGCCACACTTTCTAGGAAAACTCCTCAGTTCCAACATTGTGAAGAGCCATGTGGAGAGCTCGTCTCTTTG CAAAGTTTTTTGCAACAAGAGAAACATTGTTCTGGGCAAAGGAGATATCCTCAAGTTCCCCAAACTTGCAGAAACTTTGGAAACTGTTGCAAAGGACGGGGCAGATGCTTTCTACACTGGCAAGATAGGACAAGACTTGGTCCAAGACATAAAAGCTGCAG GTGGGGTGTTGACAATGGAGGATCTGAAGTCATTCCGGGTGCAGGTCCAGGATGCCTGGACAGTCCCTATAGGAAACGCTCAAATGCACATCCCTCCACCACCTTCTGGGGGCCCCCTGCTTGCCTTCATTGTCAAGCTCATGAAAG gaTTCTCCTTGACTCCAAACTCCCTGGAGGGTGACCACAAGATCCAGATGTACCATCATTTCGTGGAGGCAGCTAAATTTGCtaatgcacagaaaaaaaacattagagaTCCGGCCTTTAATGGAGAGAAG AGTGCAGTTCACTTGATTGATCCCTCCTTCATTAATCGCACCAGGGAGGTTATTTCACACCGTGCTCAGGACATCTCCTACTACAGTAGGAACCTTTTCACTGATCACTTTGGGACGACACATGTGTCGGTCCTGGATGAAGATGGGCTGGCTGTCTCTGCTACAAGCACTATAAACGAATT ATTTGGAGGAGCAATTTTCTCTCCACAAACAGGCATCATCCTTAACAATGAGCTGACTGATTTTTGTGGTAGAGTGGACAGCGTGATCGCAG GTGAACAGCCTCCATCCTCAATGACTCCATTAGTGGTGGAGTCAAACTCTGGAGGAATCCTTGTGATCGGTGGCTCTGGGGGAAGCATGATTACCTCAGGGGTGGCCTTG TCTTTAATAAATCGCCTGTGGCTGGGGATGAGCCTGAGTGATGCCATTGCTGCTCCCATAATCTTTGTCGATTCCAAGAACAATGTGAATTTTGAGCCTGGTTTTGACAAG GCTGTGATAGATGGACTCAAAGCTCTTGGACACAAAGTTGGAGACTGGAAATACTTCTTCAATGTAGTCAATGCTGTGGAAAAGGAGAATGGCTGCATTGTGGCTGCATCAGACAGAAGGAAGATGGGAATATCAGCTGGATATTAA
- the LOC113148331 gene encoding calcium-binding protein 1-like isoform X1, whose product MSSSLPKSESTTSLLRSSGLNRRSAHSDHGPHGHRSHRSHHHHAAGAGGSGDAGWTGDCEPSARRPLCQPRHADPRNLGDHHQGQKSYSHRQTSMLDDGCAQEDVRHRTSRHQRDRDKSSKSKHSHQHHDSSRGELPTAGHHQGASRQDRTTSPTQSYPKHPDDTDFFFEPRERVMTGSSSSLSSDPPATNSAVQPASSRTSKRLSATSSEYDSSLHPIVKSVFGQDRELRPEEMDELREAFKEFDKDKDGFIGCKDLGNCMRTMGYMPTEMELIELSQQINMNLGGHVDFEDFVELMGPKLLAETADMIGVKELRDAFKEFDTNGDGQISTAELREAMKKLLGQQVGHRDLEDILRDIDLNGDGHVDFEEFVRMMSR is encoded by the exons ATGAGCTCTTCTCTCCCCAAAAGCGAATCGACTACTTCTCTGCTGAGATCATCGGGGCTCAACCGCAGGTCTGCGCACTCGGATCATGGTCCACACGGTCACCGGAGTCACCGGTCTCACCATCATCATGCCGCCGGAGCTGGAGGCAGCGGTGATGCAGGATGGACAGGGGACTGTGAGCCGAGTGCGCGGAGACCTCTCTGCCAACCAAGACACGCCGACCCTCGAAATTTAGGCGATCATCACCAAGGGCAGAAAAGCTATTCTCACCGGCAAACCAGTATGCTGGATGATGGTTGTGCACAGGAGGACGTGAGACACAGGACGAGCAGgcatcagagagacagagacaagtcCTCCAAGTCCAAACACTCACATCAGCACCACGACTCCTCCAGAGGTGAGCTGCCTACTGCAGGGCATCACCAGGGTGCATCCAGACAGGACAGGACGACTTCTCCAACTCAGTCTTACCCAAAACATCCAGACGACACTGATTTCTTTTTCGAGCCCAGGGAGAGAGTCATGACCGGGTCATCCTCAAGTCTCAGCTCTGACCCACCTGCGACCAACTCAGCTGTGCAGCCTGCATCCAGCCGCACATCCAAAAGACTGAGCGCGACTTCGTCCGAGTATGACTCCAGTCTCCATCCTATTGTCAAGTCAGTCTTTGGCCAG GATCGAGAGCTGAGGCCAGAAGAAATGGATG AGTTGCGTGAGGCATTCAAGGAGTTcgacaaagacaaagatgggTTTATTGGCTGTAAAGACCTGGGAAACTGCATGAGAACTATGGGATACATGCCAACAGAGATGGAGCTAATAGAGCTTAGCCAGCAGATTAACATGAACT TGGGAGGACATGTTGACTTTGAGGACTTTGTTGAACTAATGGGGCCCAAACTTCTGGCTGAAACGGCTGACATGATTGGGGTGAAGGAACTAAGGGATGCATTTAAGGAG tttgacacaaatggCGACGGCCAGATCAGCACAGCCGAACTCAGAGAAGCAATGAAGAAACTTTTGGGACAACAG GTTGGACACAGAGATCTGGAGGACATCCTACGGGACATAGACCTCAACGGAGATGGACATGTAGACTTCGAAG AATTTGTCCGGATGATGTCACGATGA
- the LOC113148331 gene encoding calcium-binding protein 1-like isoform X2, with translation MPGNICKHTCIHVHLHTGKQIQTQSEKKHKTRRIIFLAMGNSVKSLKIFTKKDRELRPEEMDELREAFKEFDKDKDGFIGCKDLGNCMRTMGYMPTEMELIELSQQINMNLGGHVDFEDFVELMGPKLLAETADMIGVKELRDAFKEFDTNGDGQISTAELREAMKKLLGQQVGHRDLEDILRDIDLNGDGHVDFEEFVRMMSR, from the exons ATGCCTGgaaacatatgcaaacacacatgcatacacgtGCACTTACATACAGgcaaacaaatacagacacagtcagagaaaaaacataaaacaagaagGATTATTTTTCTTGCAATGGGCAACTCTGTAAAGTCGCTTAAAATTTTCACCAAGAAG GATCGAGAGCTGAGGCCAGAAGAAATGGATG AGTTGCGTGAGGCATTCAAGGAGTTcgacaaagacaaagatgggTTTATTGGCTGTAAAGACCTGGGAAACTGCATGAGAACTATGGGATACATGCCAACAGAGATGGAGCTAATAGAGCTTAGCCAGCAGATTAACATGAACT TGGGAGGACATGTTGACTTTGAGGACTTTGTTGAACTAATGGGGCCCAAACTTCTGGCTGAAACGGCTGACATGATTGGGGTGAAGGAACTAAGGGATGCATTTAAGGAG tttgacacaaatggCGACGGCCAGATCAGCACAGCCGAACTCAGAGAAGCAATGAAGAAACTTTTGGGACAACAG GTTGGACACAGAGATCTGGAGGACATCCTACGGGACATAGACCTCAACGGAGATGGACATGTAGACTTCGAAG AATTTGTCCGGATGATGTCACGATGA